In a single window of the Mobula hypostoma chromosome 29, sMobHyp1.1, whole genome shotgun sequence genome:
- the LOC134339325 gene encoding hemicentin-1-like isoform X2, which yields MKLVVPVYNRNLSIVPPPEVLEVNKPYQLECIGPKVYPKNKLVLTWLRGSEVVQRNSTEERGFPEDGPLKNVLNFNPSISDDGLVYTCLAELNLDPDKPKWIANASVTLKTYSFPEAPRILNRDSVEVNQKTTLTCEVSNIYPAEKVRLRWFQDGEEWNSVASRSNPTTVQTTATWTPRETGLTELNCMADFEDYPSVSSKNDSITIDVYVFSNPEIQIPITTEGIPVNITCSVFNVSGELQLRLIKGSEILVNRSASTGLTIYHTVNPRAELNGQQFTCEAELTLHHHSNTIVKRWSATLDVQYSPREAQISGKQDWIEGQSQILTCHADANPVPEVRWIKDGKTISSGETLHIHSVQLGDSGQYMCRVRNDIGSTNSSHRAEILYKPQNTTISVNNKTVSGFSVFIRVDDEVTVTCHSSGNPQVTLTWERPGQGVAGETDLPGVLHISQATSEHKGIYKCRARNKLGTDEKQVEIKMEGDVWKMVLILLLILTVLLALVIAFILRNRARKTGHYEVKKAAPHKNLEIPSGIDQESFPLTEVNSDGVLNNNHSQTNVHGVTSINSAQIKQ from the exons ATCGAAACTTAAGCATTGTTCCACCTCCTGAAGTGCTGGAAGTTAACAAACCATATCAGCTGGAGTGCATTGGCCCGAAGGTCTATCCAAAGAACAAACTCGTACTCACCTGgctcagagggagtgaggttgttCAGCGTAATTCCACAGAGGAACGAGGTTTCCCAGAAGATGGTCCACTGAAGAACGTCCTTAATTTCAATCCAAGTATTTCAGACGATGGACTGGTGTACACCTGCTTGGCAGAGTTGAACTTGGACCCTGACAAGCCCAAATGGATCGCAAACGCATCTGTGACTCTGAAAACTTACT CTTTTCCAGAGGCTCCAAGGATCCTCAACAGAGACTCTGTAGAAGTAAATCAGAAGACCACATTGACGTGTGAGGTCTCAAACATCTACCCTGCCGAGAAGGTGAGATTAAGGTGGTTTCAAGATGGTGAGGAATGGAATTCAGTTGCCAGTAGATCAAATCCCACCACAGTCCAGACAACAGCTACATGGACACCACGAGAGACCGGTCTGACTGAACTCAACTGCATGGCAGATTTTGAGGACTATCCATCAGTTTCATCAAAGAATGATAGCATTACCATCGACGTGTACG TTTTCTCCAACCCTGAAATCCAAATCCCGATCACCACTgagggaattccagtgaatattaCCTGCAGTGTGTTTAACGTCTCAGGGGAACTTCAACTCAGACTGATAAAGGGAAGTGAGATATTAGTGAACAGGTCAGCCAGTACTGGGCTGACTATCTACCACACTGTGAATCCACGAGCAGAGTTGAATGGACAGCAGTTCACCTGCGAGGCCGAGCTGACACTTCACCATCACTCCAACACCATTGTTAAACGGTGGTCAGCCACTCTCGATGTCCAGT ATTCTCCAAGGGAAGCACAGATCTCTGGAAAGCAGGACTGGATTGAAGGGCAATCCCAGATTTTAACCTGTCACGCAGATGCCAACCCAGTTCCGGAGGTGCGCTGGATCAAAGATGGAAAAACGATCAGTAGTGGTGAGACACTGCACATCCACTCAGTCCAACTGGGAGACAGTGGTCAGTACATGTGCAGAGTCCGCAATGATATTGGTTCCACCAACTCCTCTCATCGTGCAGAGATTTTGT ATAAACCACAAAACACAACTATATCAGTAAATAACAAAACCGTGTCCGGGTTTTCAGTGTTCATCAGAGTAGATGATGAAGTTACAGTCACCTGTCACTCCAGTGGAAACCCCCAAGTAACACTGACGTGGGAAAGACCCGGTCAGGGAGTCGCAGGGGAAACCGACCTTCCTGGGGTTCTTCACATTTCCCAGGCAACATCAGAACATAAAGGAATTTACAAGTGTAGAGCCAGGAATAAACTTGGAACAGATGAGAAGCAAGTGGAAATCAAGATGGAAG GTGATGTTTGGAAGATGGTGTTGATCTTGCTACTCATCCTAACAGTGTTACTCGCGCTGGTCATCGCCTTCATCCTAAGAAACAGAGCTCGGAAAACAGGGCATTATGAGGTCAAGAAAGCAGCACCCCACAAAAATCTGGAAATCCCTTCTGGGATTGATCAGGAATCTTTTCCTTTAACAGAAGTGAATTCAGACGGAGTTCTAAACAATAACCACTCACAAACTAATGTACATGGTGTTACATCTATCAATTCTGCACAGATAAAACAATAA